A stretch of the Carassius carassius chromosome 50, fCarCar2.1, whole genome shotgun sequence genome encodes the following:
- the LOC132133706 gene encoding G-protein coupled receptor 22-like has product MHVPPATEEESTMSNVTVLDITESVSPAMTPAVPYPFPLSFQVSLTGFLMLEIVLGLSSNLTVLALYCMKSNLVNSVSNIVTMNLHVLDVLVCICCIPLTIVVLMLSLQGDTVLVCCFHEACVSFASVATASNVLAITLDRYDISVKPANRVLTMGRAVALLGCIWVLSFISFLVPFIEVGFLGPEPTKANQTVVVHVNEYYTELGLYYHLVAQIPIFCLTAVIMLVTYAKILQALNIRIGTRFHATQKKKKKIRRKKNFSLMSTSEQQLPEITDASKSSNRGNAPLGMRMSVSVIIALRRAVKRHRERRERQKRVFRMSLLIISTFLLCWTPITILNTVILSAGPSDLTVKLRMGFLVMAYGTTVFHPLLYAFTRQKFQKVLKSKMKKRVVSIIEVDPLPNNTVIRNSWIDPKRNKKVTFDDHEARQKCLSSEDAD; this is encoded by the coding sequence ATGCACGTCCCTCCCGCAACGGAGGAAGAAAGCACCATGAGTAACGTTACAGTTCTCGACATCACCGAGTCTGTGAGTCCCGCCATGACGCCGGCCGTCCCGTACCCTTTCCCGCTCAGCTTCCAGGTGTCCCTGACGGGATTCCTCATGTTGGAGATCGTTTTGGGACTGAGCAGCAACCTGACCGTTCTGGCCCTCTATTGCATGAAGTCCAACCTGGTCAATTCCGTCAGCAACATTGTCACCATGAACCTCCACGTGCTCGACGTGTTGGTGTGCATTTGCTGCATCCCTCTAACGATTGTGGTGTTGATGCTGTCTCTTCAAGGCGACACGGTGCTCGTCTGCTGCTTCCACGAGGCCTGCGTGTCTTTCGCAAGTGTTGCTACCGCATCAAACGTGCTAGCTATCACTTTGGACCGATATGACATCTCTGTTAAACCGGCGAATCGTGTGCTGACTATGGGACGAGCGGTGGCTCTGTTGGGTTGCATTTGGGTGCTGTCCTTTATCAGCTTCTTGGTGCCGTTCATCGAGGTGGGATTCTTGGGACCGGAGCCCACCAAAGCCAATCAGACTGTGGTTGTGCACGTCAACGAATATTACACCGAACTTGGACTGTATTACCACCTAGTGGCCCAAATCCCAATTTTCTGTTTGACTGCCGTCATCATGTTGGTGACGTACGCTAAGATCCTTCAGGCGCTCAACATCCGCATCGGTACGCGCTTCCACGCCacgcaaaaaaagaagaaaaaaattagaagaaaaaaGAACTTCTCTCTCATGTCAACTTCTGAGCAGCAGCTGCCCGAGATCACAGATGCCTCGAAGAGCAGCAACCGTGGAAATGCTCCGCTCGGCATGCGAATGTCCGTCTCGGTGATCATCGCCCTGCGAAGGGCCGTCAAACGCCACCGGGAGCGGCGTGAGCGCCAAAAGCGTGTTTTCCGCATGTCATTGCTCATCATCTCCACGTTCCTCCTCTGCTGGACTCCCATCACTATTTTAAACACTGTGATCCTCAGCGCAGGCCCCAGCGACCTCACCGTCAAACTCCGTATGGGTTTTCTGGTCATGGCCTACGGCACCACGGTCTTCCATCCTCTCTTGTACGCCTTCACGAGGCAGAAGTTCCAGAAAGTCTTGAAAAGTAAAATGAAGAAACGGGTGGTTTCCATCATCGAGGTGGATCCGCTGCCGAACAACACGGTGATCCGAAACTCCTGGATCGATCCCAAACGGAATAAGAAAGTGACGTTTGACGACCACGAAGCCAGGCAGAAATGTCTATCATCCGAAGATGCAGACTAA